From the genome of Plectropomus leopardus isolate mb chromosome 4, YSFRI_Pleo_2.0, whole genome shotgun sequence:
GGTCTGACAAACAgttcagagctgctgcagagtgcaaaaccacagcagcagtaacatcacatttacttttcttttcagttcTCTTGTGTAACCTGATGTGTACAGAGGGCCTCCATGTTGACTGAAAGTAGCCTCTAACCTTTGCACAGCTTTCAGAaacaaaatcatgggaaaagtCGTGTGTAAATGATGTTGTTCAACAGTTAGCGGCGTGGACCTTGACCTCGCCTTCCCAGCCCTTCCAGTAAGGAGACTATCCCGGGGTTAAGTTGCACCACACTTCCATGCATGCCTGGTGTAATCACTAGCAGGTGTTAGGAGTGTTTCAAACAGCACCATGTGTAACAACGAGAGGGTCACAGTTCAGCAGTCGTAGCTATACTGAAACCAGCTGGTGCGTCACAACAAACACAGGCTGGCAGCAAAAAGGAAATGGTTTGGAAACAAGTTGACTGTTGATTTGTATTGTGTTAACATTATTGTGTAACAACAGTCAGTCATAATGGGTTAGTCATAATGTCTCAATGTGTGTACAATAGGTGAACAGATATTTGTACGATTGTTTCCAGTGCATTCATAATGAGATAGTTCCTTAGACACAGGTTGTGTTCACACCTGCAGGAATGTTGCTTAATAAATGATTGCTCCTGCTGTGACAAAATGACTTCGTCATCAGGGTTCACAGAAGAGCaggaaagaaaatattaaagtgTAAAGCTGATATATATATTCAGgcactttattttatgtattttagtttgttttggtgcctaaaaataacattttagaattGAAAGATAACACATTTCCAGGCATATTATGactaaaaatgatatttttatagGTTCTGAGAATCTGATAATGAGGGATAATTGACCAGAAACTAAATAAAGTCTGCATGGGATCATAAACtggacatacagtacatgtaaaAGGTGTAAAGCATGCTTACCGCCATCAACAGATTCAAGCAAGTGTAGAGTCCTGTAGAGTTTCACCTACAACAAACAAAGCGACAAACAGAAGTTTTCACAAGTTTTCACAATAAGAGCAACAGTGACCTCTGCTGGATAAACTCCGCAACTCATCTTAACTGTtaattttccccatttttcctcttttttgatgcttttcttaTGGTTTTCATGTCAAAGCAGACAAGGAAGACAAGTAATGTTACTAAACAGTCCAATAATAATGAATGATGCAACAGGAAACATCTTGATAATAAAAACTGTAACAGTCTGACCACATTTCACCATTTAACTTCCCAACACAATATATCAGGAAAATTATATAGAAAGTactccattattttttttttactaagaaAAGGACTAATGCCGCAGTGTAAAAATTCCCATGTTATAAGCAAAAGTCCtgcaataaattattaaattgttaaagactttgcatcaaaataaacttaaagaaccaaaagtaaaataactcattatgcagaatgatCCATTTCTGaatcatttatattatattactgtACTTTAATTATTAAAGTGGACATCACCTTAATGCTGTCGCTGGTAAAGGTGgctaatttaaattattttgtacaCTGGGTAGCTTATGAATTTACTCCCTCAGTAAAGTCTCATAACTTCTCATAGCTCAATACATCAAGTTAAGTTGTTGTGAAATGTGGTGAACTAAAAAGTTGGCTACAATATTTGCCTTTGAAATGTATTGGAGTAGGAGTGTAGGGCATGGAAAGGGAAATACTTATGAAGAGTACAAGCAGTTGCTGCACGCTTCAGCCACATTTGACATAGGTAACAAATGACCACTAGGTTTTATCAAATTTATCAGTAGATCGACTCTGAGAAAATCTGACCTGTctgcaaaaaacatgaaacagtgtTGGACAGATTTTTGAGAAACATGATACCCATTCTGCTATGTTTCAGTGTGCTTACAGGTTTATTTAAAGTTACCTACCATCCTTTTTCATCCATTGGCCCAACTCTTCCATTTCCAGTTCCAGCACAGAGGGCACGTCTTCTTCAAACATTGGCCTGGAAGATACAAAGTGTAgtagaaaatcaaaaatcaggttaaaaaacaatagatttaaaataattcataataatttCTAGATACCGAATGCTAACATGCATGGTGCCTATTCATTCCAGTCCATCCCTAATGATGACTTTTTATTGATGATAGGGTTTTGTGAATCTAATGTCCTTgtaactgtactttattttaacagcacTTTTGGTCTGTGTCTTGTTTATCTAATTTTCACTGAAGAATTAAATGTAGATGTCAAGGCTAAAACAACTTAGTGAATCAAGGAGACATGATGTTTGAGATTTGGCATATATTCCAAGTAGcagtagaaaaagaaaaagtgatgcCTCTCACTCTTGCATGCATATGAAACTCAAACTTCCGTTGCACAAtaagtcatgtttttcaaacaggAAATAACACACAGGTGGTACCAACATTACAAACCTTTGACATGACGGCACTGAAAATTCCTCACACATTTCTATTGCAATTCAGCAATTTACACATTGAAAATAGTCCATCAAACTAGCAGCCACagaattaaagaattaaattCTCAACACTTACATTGGCACCTTCTCTGTGCTGGACCCGTCCAAATATGGATCCTCTTTTCTCAGCTCTGTGAGAAGACAAAACACTTTAGTCAAGCATTACGGTAACTGAATATAGCTTTACCCTTAAAGATCCAAAAACGAAAtaagttttgatttatttacagGTTACATTGATAACATACACTGGTTCACAGCTGAGGTATTTGAGGTAACAATTCAATCACAACAATGAGATAATACTTAACATCAATTCCTCATTACTACACGATATATATTTACTCATGCAACCCTGATGGCATCCAGCCACATGGAGAACTTAAGTATGGTTGTCATGTTTTGAGATTAAGTCGGTTTAGTGTGACAATTTTTTACAACATTAGGAGaacattatacattttaagttattacatacaaatgttacagtggacagaggagagaataataataaaatggttCCAACtgatgtcctttttttttagttgtaaaaaacaaaagtagatTTTATATCGCACGGCACCCCCAAAGGTGTATCAGGGGCGGGGGCCACCTTGATACAAATGCTGTattgagaaaattattagaGGCCAACGTTACTGTCTTTTAGAGGCTGTAGCACACCCATTTTTTTAAGCTGGTGTGAATGTAGTGGTATCTAACTAAACAACAAACGGCATCCATTGGACCAGCCAAGTcgacataataataataataataatgcttaGGCGAGAGCACAAATTGCATAACCATTTTCAAAGCGGTCCCTTCGGCTCTCACCTCAAGATTTCTGAATGAAAAGGGGATTTATGGGCACCAATGTGTCTCCCCTAAATTTGAGAGGGCTTGtttccagtaaatgttttgctcATTAAAATCAATGTACTCCTTCATACTAAAGCTGCAAATtgaatttttaaggaaaaggacaaCCAGCCTATCTGAAGAACAATTAATCACCAAACATGTAGCCCATAGACACCACAGCATTGTGAAATTCAAAATGATAACTGTGACAGTATTCATCTATTAACATCAGAAAACTATTAATATCAACCGTTAAATAAGAAATCGGTATATCAGTATGCAGCTCCTTAACTCTCCATATGTGCATATTTTCAAGAAGCCCATACACTTCAACAGCATAATTAAACTTcagaaattcagttatggcttttggttttaatGTGCCACCCCATGATTTTCAGTGGCTAACTGTAGGAAAAAATATCTCAAGGTGCCGATGCATCATTAGAAATCTCTGCAAATCATAACAAACCCATCTGCATTGGCCACCAGTGGGAACGtgggaaaatttgtttttttgtgatttgggtgaactgaccaTTTAAAGTGTCCCTCTTGTGATAGACATACCTTGATCTCTCACTTTTTTATTCCACTTCCGGTTGATGAAAATACCACAAACTATCATGCCGATAATTAAAACCACCAGCACCACAGGGATCAGGATGATAATGAGGCTCAAACCCTCCTCCAACTTTGGAGTGAACGTCGAACCCGTAAAGTCAGGCCCCACCGTTGATTCTGTGGGCTCTGCAGGAACAGGACAACAGTTATCAGTCAGACATCAGTGCTCATTTGTGCggtaaatgttttaatgtgtccTGGTGTGTTATATTGTTCTGTTATTTAGTCTAATGATTGCTACAATGGGTAAATTATCTTTGtatgaaataattaatttgaaacACGAATCTGTGCTGGTATGTTAGGCCACAGCTGGTCTGACATACCATCAACAGGGAGGTAGAGGCTCCTAAGTCCTGAGCCAGTATCGTCTTCTACTGGACTTTCAACTGTAAACAACAGTCAAGGAAAAAATTGATGATTTTACTGAAATGTGTCCGTGAATAACTTTTTCTCTATTCTCAACTAGTTTGTGCCAAGAAGTGATATGTAATGAGGTTTGGACATGAAATAATTAACAACTGAATAATTTGTGAAATACTCTTTCTGATTATAAACAGAGGGTTTAAGCAAAAACTGAATCATAAAGAATCAAAGCTGTCGTACGAGGCTCTTCTGTGGCGGAGGGGTCTGGTGGCAGTTCTGAAAAGGCATCAGCAGAAGTTAGGGGTATCTCTgcaggcagggagggagggagagagagagagacagagagtcgTCATCATGATGACTAACACTCATGAGTTGTGTGTCATACATGGCTCAAAGCACGTGGACATCCAAGCATTTCATGATAATTAAACATCTCATGCCAAAACCATTTGCATTACAGTAATATGCTGTTAGAATAGCTTCTACTCATctggaaaaagagttttcaaCAAGTTATAACTTGCAGAAAGTCTTTCCAGTCATTTTGCATAGGCATGATTGAGTAAgttcacatggaaaaaaaatcgtAGAGTAAAATCAAAAAGTAATAGTGAACCTCAATGACGTTTTGTCCAGAACAAGGAGCCAATACTACTCTCCAGTGACACAGAAGAATAAAGTTTAGCAAACCAAGTCTCATAAAAGGAACCGGGAGTTTAACACAAGGCTACGGTTTCAGTTCATGACACAAAACATCTGTATACCTGTCAGTATGATAAAACAATGACAACGctgttgacagaaaaacaggcCGTGATAGCTCATCAGGCCaagtgacattattttaaaagaggAGACTGTGCCTGCAGTGGGAGGTCAACAGCCTCTGAAACAAAATACTCTGATGTTTTCTTATGTGTTCAGAGTGCATTATCTGAGcaaatttcaaacatgttttcgCCTACACTGCTTAAAAGAAACCACTGCCCCCTAAACCACCCGCCACTCAGCTTTGAGCCTTTGAGCTGACTGTAGATCCTTCAAAGGTCGTCCCCTTGACCTGTGATACCAACCACAAGGACAAAAGAATGTCAAAAGTTTTTACTTTaccattaaaaaatgttctcattgtgggtattttacatgttcaaaCTCAATAAACTTAAATAAGCAACCCTTGAGGCCAGGTGTCAGTGCTTATACAATAccgtacatatttttttttcctatttaatGACAGTAAATCACTGTTACAAGGGTCCTTTATAGCctgttgacattttaaagatcaGTTTCAAAGGATCTAGACAAAAGCAGTcttcttaaatgtgtttttttctcaatttgttgttatttttatttagttttgcaATCTCCTCCCTGTTTATGCATCATAACTGAATATTGTTTACTTTTACAGTGTGATAGTTGTCTTAGCCTGTTGTTTGTGTCGTATCTGTTGttgtaacattgttttttatgctgCCCTCTTGACCAAGCGACTCTTAAATAGGATATTTTAAAGTAGATGAGACTTGATCTTGtttaaataaagggaaaattatttttttttaaaacagcctCAGTGTCCACATagtgtattattatttctagaatgtattttattattcacCTGAGGTCTCTGTATCACCATCAGGTCCTGGTTCTGCTGGTTCTACTTGTTCCTCTGGTTCTGCTGTCTCTGCTATCACCGCTTCTTCTGGCTCAGTTGTTTCTTCATCTTGGCAAAGCACTGCAATCCAACACATCACCTTACTTTATATCATGACACTGGCATGTCATTGACAAGTGGCAGTGAAGCTTTAAAAGAGTTTAGGGTGTTCAAGCACCTGCCCCTTTGCCCCCTTATGCCCTTTTGTTAaggcacattttatttatctatttttgtgAAGGCCTCCTTGTGGTTCTTAGTAATTCTTatcttaattaattttaaaaaatgttataaataaaagGGACCTGGCTGCTGTCATTTTACATTGTCGTTCTGAGAGGACCCAGTGTGGCCAATCACTGCTAGGATTTTGATGTGTGTACGTTATCGTACAGGTACTTGGAGCGGccaaaaagcacaaagaaagaTCTGTATTTCAGCAATAATTTCTCACATTTGATATTCCaattaaatcattattataatgtacattaaacaaaatccactcataaaataatttgaacTTATTCTGTTGCgcagtttttattaatttattttcatatttaactctttgaaacctctgcaaatttgctttatttattgaaCCTGGGctgagggcaatgagcaacttaagaaaaaatgacccagaaaataacaagtaaaaagtaaattatgataattagaaatatagttctATATAGTATATATACTAATATATAGTATCTTAATATATATAGTTCTaagttctttaaaaattattttctaaatctactaatttcttgcaatttgcaggacatttcttgtcaagttgctcattgccattttgcctgtgatttgaaaaaagaaaccaaaccaatttgtttgggaaaacttgtgaaaggcatctgaatgcagcacaagaaaagtggcATTGATACAGATTTTAAGGGGGTTTCCTTCATGGTTAGTTGAAAGGATAATCCTGACTCTGATGATCCAAAGATTCATATGATTTCACTGTACATTTTCATGGAAATATAACAGTCAATCAtctcaaattatgttacaacaCATTCATAATTCAGTCATTCATATAAATATGAAGTTTACGAGTCTATATAaaacttttgtttctgttgtagGATGACCCTGACTGTGTCCATgtcagatttgatttgatttaactgtatagtttttgagacatttacAGGGGAAAGTCAGCTCAAATGACTTTATCACATTCAGAATTTCCTTCTATTTATTTAGAATAATCTTCAGCTGATGAAATCAGAGGGAGATAATGACAATAGTATGATGTGGTTTGTCGTAAGGCTCCATGTCACATTAGGTTTGAGCGTGAGTCACTATAATTTCACAGATTATGCCAtaaatttttttctgatgttataAAATACTGTTTCATGTGCCCTTTTTAACTTTGAGCACTTGcccttttaaaagtctttttctgtcaaaaatgaaacacacacgGGGATAAAGACAGTTAATTCTACAGGGATTTCACAAGCTCAGTTTCTAAAACAACATCTGAGTAACTGTCACAGTCAGCTCGCGCAGGAACTCGAGATTTCCGCGTGcatggtctcaaacagtggctACAAAAATCTAAACTGTTGCAAAATTCACCGACTGGACACAGAGGAGAAGGTGGAGATATTGTTGAGCAATTTGTTACCGACAGAGCTTCGTCATGTTGTAAAAGATTTAACTTTGGGTGAGAAGGTTCCTTTTGTTCATGAAAATTAATAAGTAAGATGTGTgctattttaaaagtttatttggGCTGatgttagctttttaaaactaaaatgtagTAGGTGTTAAGTTTttaactgtggaaaaaaagtggacTAAAGTGAGATAAGGCTGAACtgtaactttaattttttgtgctttggGTCCTCAAACCTTGCTATTTATTAAAGTGCTCTGTATTCATTATAGAACAgccaaaatgtacttaaatttgacaacatcaattaaaaaaaacactctttacTTCCAGTCAAGACGTTATATTCACAGTCACAAAGTCAGTCGCGTTAACTGAAGCAGAAAAGGGAAAGAAGGGAGGAGACAGGAAAGTAAAGTTCAGAGAGTAAAGAAACTAATCTTCCTACCTGTCCTCGTCAGAGcggtcagcagcagcagaaacaacaGGGGGGTCTTTACCCGGGGCCCTCTCATGCTACCAGTCCCAGAAGCAAACATGGTGCCATTGTGTGCCTGCTTCCTTTTCTACTGTCACAGCATCACACTTCCTGATCTGACTTAACATGTTAAAtggaaggagaagaaaaaaagagcctCACACACCCTCAGACTCACTCAGATAACTCACTCGGATGTGATGCAATCGACTGTGTGCTTGTCGCCACAAGTCTGACGGCTCCTCAGCTGCAGTACAATCACATTCCTGCCAGTTAGGTATGTAGCCCTACAGAGCGAGGGGGAAGCTGAACAAACTTTAAAGCAAGGAAAAaacaatttgtgtgtgtgagctcggTGAGGGCAGCTGTTCGGGTGTCTCTTTAGAGAATTGTGAACGTGTCGAGCTTTAAATACTCAGAGGATGTGAATTTGCTGAATATGTGTTACTTGATCTGTGTCTTGATACGAGCTCAGGCGGCCTCATAAGTCACTCTTTGTGGTAAAACACTGGTCATGAATTTTAGGGTCATGCTGTTATGATTATCTGTGGATGAAGGCTGTTGGCCTACTTTGAAAACACTCACGAAACAGCAGAAACATGGTGGAAGCAGGTTTCAACATGACGGACGGGCTCTGTGGTTCCTGTCAACAGCGACTTTCATCGGTACAGCTCATGTGGCATTAAAACACGATCTACGCCAAATCCTCTGAACACTGGCTGTCAGTTCTCACAAGCTGAAAAACGATTAGGCAacatttgggggttttttttatgcgAGAAAAGTCTGGCTAAATGTGCTCTGTGAGAACAAACATACTTCCCTGgtaaaataaacataactttAAGATTAATATCTTACAGAGTTAATAGTCCACAGCCATTGATGTGTTACTGAACAAGCCTACCAGGCCCAGAGCTCAGGGGCCCAGAGCTCAGGGGCCCAGAGCTCAGGGGGCCCTCAGTCACAGCCCCTGCGTGAGGTCGCTGCTATCAACTTTTTATCTCTTGTCAAAGGGCTTAAGTGGGATTTATATGAATTGATGCTTAATTACAGCCGCCCGTTGCACGTTGGTTGGTCaatagataataaataaataaataaattctcaGTATTCATCACACGGGTTATAAACATCAGTATGAATTATACTGTGAAGAGCTTACACAAGATTCACTTTCTAGAAAAAAGGAGAATAGAGGATGAGACATCAGAGCTTGTTGCCTGTGgtcaaattaaaacaactttCATAAATGTCTCCATAAAACTTTTCCCCcgaggaaaacaaaaactgaatgacGTTTTTCTGAAGAAGAATCTCTGTGTTTTAGATCCTGTCTGTGACAAGgaaatactgtattttctgTGATTGTTCACTACCTcaaaagatttatttatctGACTGAGTCATTCGAAATGAGTCATTAAATTAAAGGTCCAACTGTGTCGCGGACACATACTCGCTTTATTATTGTGAGTTTGTTGCTAGTGTGTTCCAGCTGTGGAaaagttttgaggtacttgtactttacttgtgtttttccatgttATGCTTCTATGTACTTCTAcatcactacatttcagagacaaatgtacttttttctccactgcatttattttatttctgttatttgttaTCAATcaatcaggtttttttttatcacatgaaATTATATAAAGTACAATCCAGATTAAGACTTAAACAAAAGTTATggtcattttacaaaacacaaagcctTGTTAAAGACTTAACCAGGAGTTCAATAATTTTGTCTTACtaacaactacaaaaataatttgtatttaaggCCCCTTGTTCTTGTTTCAGATGTCGGTGAATTGTTAGCCTTTCCACCAAAAAGTGATATCTCTAAACATCCCACATggtttaatttaaatgattgtttGATACCCAAAGTatcaaagattaaataaatacacatttgtgTAAGAAAACTgccttctttccttcctttcccACTATTGACCTCACAAAccctcagatttatcttgtGACCTTTGGAGGTGCTTGGCCCGCGGGTTGGAccactaaattaaattaaattaaactaagTCATTAAAACTGGCTCCAGCTAGACCAGATACAGCAGTAAAATGCTGCAATGTGTATCAGTATTAACAATCTGATCATGTCAAAAATTAAATCGAGAAATctggaaggggaaaaaaactaatttgaaaatacagcctcctctttcctctgacCTCTCATGCATACGCACAGACCTCATACAGTGACACAATGTTTCTTATGCAATAACTGATTTAATCTCGTTTCTATTGTAGAGCAGTTCACAGCTCATTTGCTCAACCGCTCCCCGCTgaactctctgtctctctctttttttaagaacacaAGAGACAAGAATTAGCCAGCCCGCCACCGTGGGCTGCTTCCTCTGGAGGAGAGGCTGTATAGGGGCTCAGATTTGGCCGAGGCAAACCCCTCTAGCATCAGCTACTGGCTGTTACAGCAGGCGGGTGGCTATTGGCAGCCAAAGGTCTAACAGCAGCCATGAAAATTTGCTGATCCAGCAGGAAGTCAAACCTGTCTGCCCCCCTGCAGCTGAGGTTTGAACTGGCTGGATTCATGTTGCCGCAGCCGCTGATGTGAGGTTCttctctggagctgctgcctgctctcACTGATGTTAGCTACAGTACAAACATGaatttaaagctgcagctgTAAGCATTTGGCATAAACAGATGACTAAActattagcaacattttctcttgTATCTCTGAAACACTTCACCAATATGGACACTTGTTTTGCTGCATTTGCAGTAAGACTCTTTTGGACTCTTTAAGTCCGTCCTTATTTGTAAATGCTTGGCAGTGTCGCTGTTGTTACCAATGTTGAAATAGGAACTTTCTCTGAAGGGTTCTCGGCCAATG
Proteins encoded in this window:
- the tmem154 gene encoding transmembrane protein 154 isoform X1, with protein sequence MFASGTGSMRGPRVKTPLLFLLLLTALTRTVLCQDEETTEPEEAVIAETAEPEEQVEPAEPGPDGDTETSEIPLTSADAFSELPPDPSATEEPLESPVEDDTGSGLRSLYLPVDEPTESTVGPDFTGSTFTPKLEEGLSLIIILIPVVLVVLIIGMIVCGIFINRKWNKKVRDQELRKEDPYLDGSSTEKVPMPMFEEDVPSVLELEMEELGQWMKKDGETLQDSTLA
- the tmem154 gene encoding transmembrane protein 154 isoform X2, with protein sequence MFASGTGSMRGPRVKTPLLFLLLLTALTRTVLCQDEETTEPEEAVIAETAEPEEQVEPAEPGPDGDTETSEIPLTSADAFSELPPDPSATEEPQPTESTVGPDFTGSTFTPKLEEGLSLIIILIPVVLVVLIIGMIVCGIFINRKWNKKVRDQELRKEDPYLDGSSTEKVPMPMFEEDVPSVLELEMEELGQWMKKDGETLQDSTLA
- the tmem154 gene encoding transmembrane protein 154 isoform X3, translated to MFASGTGSMRGPRVKTPLLFLLLLTALTRTEIPLTSADAFSELPPDPSATEEPLESPVEDDTGSGLRSLYLPVDEPTESTVGPDFTGSTFTPKLEEGLSLIIILIPVVLVVLIIGMIVCGIFINRKWNKKVRDQELRKEDPYLDGSSTEKVPMPMFEEDVPSVLELEMEELGQWMKKDGETLQDSTLA